One window of Bactrocera tryoni isolate S06 chromosome 2, CSIRO_BtryS06_freeze2, whole genome shotgun sequence genomic DNA carries:
- the LOC120768456 gene encoding tubulin polyglutamylase TTLL4, protein MAPISEKRPQPPNTNQIKENGHTSHGHGHTHLHTHTKENASSNASGGKSAGVKTKGLEILDFHESWLEEVELYKDKLYVQKNLLLSSHNHAHTPHGCKIDAPNHYISMNNKYMINVPPGHNEHHNNNNINNNSNNILNGTNVKRQRGGGTPLTGPAIDPSIISNASLNKSNRISIRSNTAAPLTSFSDVTTPMTGVQRPRDEPVGASKSIAHNSKRHSHPHPHTPTNGSPRRSVSPPKRAAGGGGGVGASAGGGLGVNATNAAAINGGTSALSTADKSYIAAPTQKALNKIIVNQFHASSLLNHNDKKSELLTQNGLNKTAATAYETSVYAAQYMPHDNRNTYHNRHPIADNSTYVGVSLAKGGDGDRSKHGNTPEDDPCAAIDDVNDYTDSDSDEEYTGHPFYLVSDLNEIHQSKNIRYLPPEQVSNDVTEDSEADTEVSEYFKPECILSPSIFPNVPPYLNFSSHAEKGPAVPPTLHRVLKWKLSPVMPKIVKRVVLNSGFRIIKNTTDWMAVWEKHMKSPGFRTIRSHQKYNHMPGSFRIGRKDSMWRSIHNNMKKFGKKEFGFMQKSYVMPDDLENLRQVWPKNASRLTKWIVKPPASARGTGIRIVNKWSQFPKDRPLVVQKYIERPLLINDSKFDMRIYVVLTSINPLRIYMYKDGLARFASVKYSSELTSLDDRCMHLTNYSINKFSQNYSKNEDFNACQGHKWTLQSLWSCLETRGVNTKRLWATLRNLVIKAIVSGESGLNRMYRQNVNFRYNCFELFGFDVLLDENLVPWLLEINISPSLHSELPLDLHVKGPLIQAVLNTALYQVPPKLNEKQQKDIQQELNLTGPLCHDKRIFTTCLTAEEVRKHNQFTNRSIEFREEYLEPILANLLPDDVRCLIIAEDENARCAPLERIFPTADTHTYLKFIDNPRYYNRLLDAWETRYADYRAEGIELLKRYCSEGYHLNVSDAALEKEPDVALTEIDMLHQKKSEITLVPDNNTTGDSALASKAGSPESTADTSVRSQH, encoded by the exons atGGCACCAATTAGTGAAAAAAGGCCACAGCCTCCAAATACGAATCAAATCAAAGAGAACGGTCACACAAGTCATGGCCATGGTCATACGCATCTTCACACTCATACAAAGGAGAATGCCAGCAGTAATGCATCTGGTGGTAAGAGTGCCGGTGTGAAAACGAAAGGTTTGGAAATACTCGATTTCCATGAATCATGGCTGGAAGAAGTCGAACTGTACAAGGATAAATTGTATGTGCAAAAGAATCTTTTGCTATCATCACACAATCACGCTCATACTCCACATGGTTGTAAAATCGATGCACCCAATCATTATATCAGTATGAATAATAAGTATATGATTAATGTACCACCGGGACACAATGAACatcataacaataacaacatcaacaataatagcaacaatattctaaatgGTACGAATGTGAAACGTCAAAGAGGTGGTGGCACACCGTTGACTGGGCCAGCTATAGATCCGTCAATAATTAGTAATGCCTCGCTGAATAAGTCAAATAGGATTAGCATTCGTAGTAATACTGCAGCACCATTAACGTCCTTTTCAGACGTCACCACGCCGATGACCGGCGTACAG CGACCCCGCGATGAGCCGGTCGGTGCGTCCAAATCAATTGCGCATAACTCCAAACGCCATTCCCATCCTCACCCGCATACACCGACAAATGGCAGTCCACGGCGTTCGGTATCACCACCCAAACGTGCCGCCGGCGGCGGTGGTGGCGTTGGCGCCAGTGCTGGAGGTGGCCTAGGTGTTAATGCCACCAATGCTGCTGCCATCAATGGTGGCACCTCTGCCCTAAGCACTGCCGATAAGTCATACATTGCTGCACCAACCCAGAAAGCATTAAACAAAATCATTGTGAATCAATTCCACGCTAGTAGTTTGCTTAATCATAATGATAAGAAATCGGAACTGCTTACGCAAAATGGCCTTAATAAGACGGCAGCAACCGCTTATGAGACTAGCGTTTATGCCGCACAATATATGCCACACGATAATCGCAACACCTATCATAATCGCCATCCAATTGCCGATAATTCAACTTATGTGGGCGTTTCTTTAGCTAAAGGCGGTGACGGTGATCGCAGCAAGCATGGCAACACACCCGAGGATGATCCCTGTGCTG CAATCGACGATGTAAACGATTATACCGATAGTGACTCGGACGAAGAATATACCGGTCATCCATTCTACCTCGTTAGtgatttaaatgaaatacaCCAAAGTAAAAATATACGCTATCTACCACCCGAACAAGTGAGCAACGACGTAACGGAAGATAGCGAAGCCGATACCGAAGTAAGCGAATACTTCAAACCGGAATGTATATTGTCGCcaagtatttttccaaatgtgccACCCTATTTGAATTTCTCATCGCACGCCGAAAAGGGTCCAGCTGTGCCGCCAACACTGCATCGTGTGCTCAAGTGGAAACTTAGCCCCGTAATGCCGAAAATAGTAAAACGTGTGGTACTCAACTCAGGTTTTCGCATTATTAAAA ACACCACCGACTGGATGGCCGTTTGGGAGAAACACATGAAAAGTCCAGGCTTCCGCACAATACGCTCACACCAAAAGTACAATCATATGCCGGGTTCGTTTCGAATCGGCCGCAAGGATAGCATGTGGCGGAGTATACATAATAATATGAAGAAGTTTGGCAAAAAGGAATTTGGTTTTATGCAAAA ATCTTATGTAATGCCTGATGATTTGGAAAATCTTCGACAAGTCTGGCCCAAGAATGCTTCGAGGCTGACAAAATGGATTGTAAAACCACCAGCAAGTGCACGCGGCACCGGTATACGCATTGTAAATAAATGGAGTCAGTTCCCAAAAGATCGTCCGCTGGTAGTGCAAAA ATATATCGAGCGTCCACTGCTTATCAACGATAGTAAATTTGATATGCGTATTTATGTGGTGCTTACTTCGATAAATCCCTTgcgaatatatatgtacaaagatGGCTTAGCGCGTTTCGCATCGG TTAAGTACAGCTCGGAGCTGACTAGTCTCGACGATCGTTGCATGCATCTCACCAATTATAGCATCAATAAATTCTCACAAAACTATTCGAAAAATGAAGATTTCAATGCGTGTCAGGGTCACAAATGGACACTACAATCGCTGTGGTCATGTCTGGAGACACGTGGCGTGAATACGAAACGCCTCTGGGCGACATTACGCAATTTAGTGATTAAAGCCATTGTTAGCGGTGAATCGGGCCTGAATCGCATGTATCGTCAGAATGTCAATTTTCGTTATAATTGTTTTGAACTCTTCGGTTTCGATGTTTTGCTGGATGAGAATCTTGTACCATGGTTGTTGGAAATCAATATCTCACCGTCTTTGCACTCCGAACTGCCACTGGATTTGCATGTGAAGGGTCCACTTATACAAGCTGTGTTGAATACAGCGCTCTATCAG GTGCCGCCAAAACTTaatgaaaagcaacaaaaagacATACAACAAGAGCTGAATCTGACGGGTCCACTGTGTCACGATAAGCGCATCTTCACCACCTGCCTCACTGCCGAAGAGGTGCGCAAACACAATCAATTTACGAATCGTTCGATTGAATTTCGCGAAGAATATCTCGAACCCATACTCGCCAATCTACTGCCAGACGATGTACGCTGCCTAATTATCGCCGAGGATGAGAATGCGCGCTGTGCGCCACTCGAACGCATCTTCCCAACCGCCGACACACATACCTACCTAAAATTTATCGACAATCCACGTTACTATAATCGCCTGCTGGACGCTTGGGAAACACGTTATGCTGATTACCGTGCGGAGGGCATTGAATTGCTGAAACGTTATTGTAGCGAGGGCTATCATTTGAACGTATCCGATGCGGCTTTGGAGAAA GAACCTGATGTGGCATTAACCGAAATCGATATGTTGCATCAAAAGAAAAGCGAAATTACACTTGTACCCGATAACAACACAACCGGCGACAGCGCATTGGCCTCCAAAGCGGGTTCTCCCGAGTCAACGGCGGACACATCCGTGCGCTCGCAACACTAG